A stretch of Enterobacter cloacae complex sp. ECNIH7 DNA encodes these proteins:
- a CDS encoding MFS transporter — MAEITESTPLSTAGIPPDGDIQWVRSASDVSRLVNDGSQGRTNARIVVGIALGGIFLDAYDLGALAFGIKDITREFSLTPAGTGMVASAITFGAIVGALLGGYLTDKIGRYRVFMADMVFFVVAAIACALAPNEYVLAGARFVMGLGVGIDLPVAMAFLSEFARLKGPGNKASSVAMWCPTWYAAISISYLLVLFFYAVLPESHSDWLWRLILGFGAVPALVIIAIRSRYMSESPVWAANQGNLKEAASILRQSYNINAHVPQDALGQPAPVVNKAKWSNYLNLFRGVYLRRTTLATLLSVVSSFAYNAVAFGLPVIISSFFVQSMLTTILISLALNLLFAFVGGLLAVRYVPRFGAWRMSLAGYACQLVALLGLALIGRPDGASEGVLAVAMLALFLFGQGFGPGAHTMTFASLSYPTSLRGVGVGLNQTLMRSSSTLSLFLFPLLVASLDTAVFWVIALAPFIGLASLLAIRWEPSGYDVDAEDYR, encoded by the coding sequence ATGGCTGAAATCACAGAATCAACTCCCCTTTCAACGGCAGGTATTCCCCCTGATGGCGACATCCAGTGGGTGCGCAGCGCTTCGGATGTATCACGCCTCGTTAATGACGGTTCTCAGGGCCGGACAAACGCCCGTATCGTGGTCGGTATCGCTTTGGGCGGCATTTTCCTCGATGCCTACGATCTGGGCGCGCTGGCGTTCGGCATTAAAGACATCACCCGCGAATTTAGCCTGACGCCCGCTGGTACCGGTATGGTGGCCTCGGCGATTACCTTTGGTGCCATTGTCGGGGCGCTGCTTGGCGGCTATCTCACGGATAAAATCGGGCGCTACCGCGTTTTTATGGCTGATATGGTGTTCTTCGTGGTGGCAGCGATCGCCTGTGCGCTGGCCCCGAACGAATATGTGCTCGCGGGCGCCCGCTTTGTGATGGGGCTGGGGGTTGGGATCGACCTTCCCGTGGCGATGGCGTTTTTAAGCGAGTTCGCCAGGCTAAAAGGGCCCGGAAATAAGGCTTCCAGCGTCGCGATGTGGTGCCCCACCTGGTATGCCGCCATCAGCATCTCCTACCTGCTGGTGCTTTTCTTCTACGCCGTGCTGCCGGAGAGCCACAGCGACTGGCTGTGGCGTTTGATTCTCGGCTTTGGCGCGGTGCCCGCGCTGGTGATTATCGCCATCCGCAGCCGCTATATGAGCGAATCTCCGGTCTGGGCGGCTAATCAGGGCAACCTGAAAGAGGCGGCGTCGATTTTACGCCAGTCGTATAACATCAATGCCCACGTGCCGCAGGACGCGCTCGGCCAGCCCGCACCCGTCGTGAATAAAGCGAAATGGTCAAACTATCTGAACCTGTTCCGCGGCGTCTACTTACGCCGCACGACGCTCGCCACGCTGCTTTCCGTCGTCTCGTCGTTTGCCTATAACGCCGTGGCGTTTGGCCTGCCGGTGATCATCTCCAGCTTCTTTGTCCAGTCGATGCTCACCACCATTCTCATTTCTCTGGCGCTTAACCTGCTGTTTGCCTTCGTCGGCGGACTGCTGGCGGTACGCTACGTGCCGCGCTTCGGCGCCTGGCGGATGTCGCTGGCGGGTTATGCCTGCCAGCTTGTCGCATTGCTTGGCCTGGCGCTGATTGGCAGACCAGACGGTGCCTCTGAAGGGGTGCTCGCCGTGGCGATGCTGGCGCTATTCCTGTTCGGTCAGGGCTTCGGCCCGGGCGCGCATACCATGACGTTTGCCTCGCTGAGCTACCCAACCTCGCTGCGCGGCGTGGGCGTGGGCCTCAACCAGACGCTGATGCGCAGCAGCTCGACGCTGTCGCTGTTTCTGTTCCCGCTGCTGGTCGCCTCGCTGGATACCGCCGTGTTCTGGGTGATTGCGCTGGCGCCGTTTATCGGCCTGGCGTCGCTGCTGGCAATCCGCTGGGAGCCGTCGGGGTATGATGTGGATGCAGAGGACTACCGGTAA
- a CDS encoding MarR family winged helix-turn-helix transcriptional regulator, which yields MKENKTLDDLLCFSLYSVTNAFVRQYRPLLQEMDLTYPQFVVLMALYEKDNIPLRDLSDKTFFDSGTLTPLVQKLEAKGFLNRIAVVGDERMKNVVLTDKAKDLKKRVMALPDQIRCSMRMNDDELETLKKLSRTLLDDL from the coding sequence ATGAAAGAAAACAAAACGCTAGACGATTTACTTTGCTTCTCGCTGTACTCGGTCACCAACGCGTTTGTTCGCCAGTATCGCCCCTTACTGCAAGAGATGGATCTGACCTATCCGCAATTCGTTGTTTTGATGGCGCTTTATGAGAAAGACAACATCCCACTTCGCGATCTCAGCGATAAGACGTTTTTTGATTCGGGCACATTGACCCCGCTTGTACAAAAGCTTGAGGCAAAAGGATTCCTCAACCGTATCGCGGTTGTGGGTGATGAAAGGATGAAAAATGTTGTACTGACCGACAAGGCCAAAGACCTGAAGAAACGGGTGATGGCATTGCCGGATCAGATTCGCTGCAGCATGCGGATGAATGACGATGAGCTTGAGACGCTAAAAAAACTCTCCCGAACGCTGCTCGACGATTTGTAA